A genomic region of Mitsuaria sp. 7 contains the following coding sequences:
- a CDS encoding sensor histidine kinase: MVDWRRWAVVLGAAVAFAAAVVPAQAWPVPDLPAAVPDAASEAPPQPVIALQGAALARLALVDRGQLWIEHTEERDAGAAPWRPAERRALSPGYTRDTYWLRWTLRQDGTEAARYVLVVDPARIESVALYRRRLLPDGSATPWTRERAGTDVAFHQRPLALRESAFPMRIDPGEIWELRLRAASRGALSIEPTLWVAEALVEEQQWRVWRDGMLSAVGLTLAALAAGLAVSLRDRGYAWIAAFLSSAMVYEMAMRGTAFQRFWPDATDWAQRALGTTGALTTVFQLMALATVLRLRVTQPAVHRTLVAVVGLSLVAVAACIVADYQTGTQMAAPTNLALTAIGLIASFRAMRRGDPVGGVWLCALVGVVLGMAPRYFSLLGFLPYADWIELAPSMVGTAGAAAVLVAMLRLLQRERLQQAQALEAAVVERTAELARASAHAQASDAAKGRLLGHIGHDLRAPLASIVQLTRRLTPGVEFESTRQALEHGGVMLLDTIDELQRFARQPTAEADVEVLNAPVYLHGLLHELALQSQALMLAGKTRLSLVMDEPLPAVVALDARRVRQVLLNLLSNAAKYGQAGEVVLQARVDGGQLVLSVTDEGPGLAPEELERIFDPFTRGRTVSAMPGLGLGLAIARQTMRAMGGELSGRSAPGQGSRFIAELPLIEATEAEVQWPSLQTQAGMERIGDGWVAVVWDRCAAVREVMLERLLQCGFDAREVERAEELPGALEEAAAAGQGLLLAASPESLPSVEAWHGWRTRWPAMKTLLCAASPRRDWPGEAGLVKLPKPAPQTLWVPALWALCREAGARS; encoded by the coding sequence ATGGTCGACTGGCGCCGATGGGCCGTTGTGCTGGGCGCCGCGGTCGCGTTCGCCGCGGCGGTTGTCCCCGCGCAGGCGTGGCCCGTACCGGATCTGCCGGCTGCTGTGCCCGATGCGGCGAGCGAAGCGCCGCCGCAGCCGGTGATCGCGCTGCAAGGCGCGGCGCTGGCTCGTCTCGCGCTGGTCGACCGGGGGCAGCTCTGGATCGAACACACCGAGGAACGCGACGCCGGAGCGGCGCCCTGGCGTCCCGCTGAGCGGCGAGCCCTGTCGCCCGGCTACACGCGCGATACCTACTGGCTGCGCTGGACGCTGCGCCAGGACGGGACCGAGGCGGCGCGCTACGTCCTGGTCGTCGACCCGGCGCGGATCGAGTCGGTGGCGCTCTATCGCCGCCGGCTGCTGCCGGACGGCAGCGCGACGCCGTGGACGCGGGAGCGCGCCGGGACCGATGTCGCCTTCCACCAGCGGCCATTGGCCCTGCGCGAAAGCGCCTTCCCGATGCGCATCGATCCGGGCGAGATCTGGGAGCTGCGGCTGCGCGCCGCGAGCCGCGGCGCGCTGTCGATCGAACCGACGCTCTGGGTGGCGGAGGCGCTCGTCGAGGAGCAGCAATGGCGGGTCTGGCGCGACGGCATGCTGTCCGCGGTGGGGCTGACGCTGGCGGCGCTGGCGGCGGGACTCGCGGTCTCGCTGCGCGACCGCGGTTATGCGTGGATCGCGGCCTTCCTGTCGAGCGCGATGGTCTACGAGATGGCGATGCGCGGCACCGCCTTCCAGCGTTTCTGGCCCGACGCGACCGACTGGGCCCAGCGGGCGTTGGGCACGACGGGCGCGCTGACGACGGTCTTCCAGCTGATGGCGTTGGCGACGGTGCTGCGCTTGCGCGTCACGCAGCCGGCGGTGCATCGCACCCTGGTGGCGGTGGTGGGACTGAGCCTGGTCGCGGTGGCCGCATGCATCGTGGCGGACTACCAGACCGGCACGCAGATGGCGGCGCCGACCAACCTGGCGCTCACGGCGATCGGCCTGATCGCGAGCTTCCGCGCGATGCGGCGCGGCGATCCGGTCGGCGGCGTGTGGCTCTGCGCGCTCGTCGGCGTGGTGCTGGGCATGGCGCCGCGGTACTTCAGCCTGCTTGGCTTCCTGCCGTATGCGGATTGGATCGAGCTGGCCCCGTCGATGGTGGGCACGGCGGGCGCCGCGGCGGTGCTGGTGGCGATGCTGAGGCTGTTGCAGCGCGAGCGGCTTCAACAGGCGCAGGCGCTGGAGGCGGCGGTGGTGGAGCGGACGGCGGAGCTGGCTCGCGCCAGCGCCCATGCGCAGGCCAGCGACGCCGCGAAGGGGCGGCTGCTGGGCCACATCGGCCACGACCTGCGCGCGCCGCTGGCGTCCATTGTGCAGCTGACGCGTCGACTGACCCCGGGGGTGGAGTTCGAATCGACGCGGCAGGCGCTGGAGCACGGCGGGGTGATGCTGCTCGACACGATCGACGAGTTGCAGCGCTTCGCGCGGCAGCCGACGGCGGAGGCGGATGTCGAGGTGCTGAATGCCCCGGTCTACCTGCACGGCCTGCTGCATGAACTGGCGCTGCAATCGCAGGCGCTGATGCTGGCGGGCAAGACCCGGCTCTCGCTGGTCATGGATGAGCCGCTGCCGGCGGTCGTGGCGCTGGATGCGCGACGGGTGAGGCAGGTGCTGCTCAACCTCCTGTCGAATGCCGCGAAGTATGGGCAGGCCGGCGAGGTCGTGCTTCAGGCGCGCGTTGACGGCGGGCAACTGGTGCTGTCGGTGACCGACGAGGGGCCAGGTCTTGCGCCAGAGGAACTGGAACGGATCTTCGATCCATTCACGCGGGGTCGTACGGTGAGCGCGATGCCCGGGCTGGGGCTCGGACTGGCCATCGCGCGTCAGACGATGCGGGCCATGGGCGGTGAGTTGAGCGGGCGAAGCGCGCCGGGCCAGGGGAGCCGCTTCATCGCAGAACTCCCGCTGATCGAGGCGACGGAGGCCGAAGTCCAATGGCCGTCCCTGCAGACGCAGGCCGGGATGGAGCGCATCGGCGACGGCTGGGTGGCGGTCGTGTGGGACCGCTGCGCGGCGGTGCGCGAGGTGATGCTGGAGCGGCTCCTGCAATGCGGGTTCGATGCGCGGGAGGTCGAGCGGGCGGAGGAACTGCCCGGCGCACTCGAGGAAGCGGCGGCAGCGGGCCAGGGACTGCTGCTGGCCGCGTCGCCGGAATCGCTGCCGTCGGTCGAGGCGTGGCACGGCTGGCGCACGCGCTGGCCGGCGATGAAGACGCTGCTGTGCGCGGCGTCACCGCGGCGGGACTGGCCGGGGGAGGCCGGGCTCGTCAAGCTGCCGAAACCGGCGCCGCAGACGCTGTGGGTGCCCGCGTTGTGGGCGTTGTGCCGGGAGGCGGGTGCCAGGTCTTGA
- a CDS encoding DNA-binding response regulator — translation MSLAAPAPAIHRPLLLLVDDQPEDLRWLTALLHPLYRLAFAESGRAALQKAQGLAPDLALLDVGLPDMDGFALCRLLKSDPATREMPLLFLSAHNDVDSRIEGLSHGAVDFISKPFHPQEVLARVRVHLHLAASRRPQASNDVEAAPVEEAGTPDQRLLNAARQYIGEHLVEPLTVNQIGRQVGLTGRRLLALFREELGQTVSGYISDERVRTGQRLLADTDMSVSDVAFHVGYANAGNFATAFRERNGLSPQAYRTALRARESAAPDGPAP, via the coding sequence ATGTCCCTTGCCGCGCCTGCTCCCGCGATCCATCGCCCCTTGCTGCTGCTGGTGGACGACCAGCCCGAGGACCTGCGCTGGTTGACCGCGCTGCTGCATCCGCTGTACCGGCTGGCCTTCGCCGAGAGCGGACGCGCGGCGCTGCAGAAGGCGCAAGGCCTGGCACCGGACCTCGCGCTGCTGGACGTCGGGCTGCCCGACATGGACGGCTTCGCGCTGTGCCGGCTGCTCAAGTCCGACCCCGCGACGCGCGAGATGCCGCTGCTCTTCCTGAGCGCCCACAACGATGTGGACAGCAGGATCGAAGGGCTGTCCCACGGCGCGGTGGACTTCATCAGCAAGCCCTTCCATCCGCAGGAAGTGCTCGCGCGCGTGCGGGTGCATCTGCATCTGGCCGCATCGCGCCGGCCGCAGGCGTCGAACGACGTCGAGGCGGCGCCCGTCGAGGAGGCGGGCACGCCCGACCAGCGCCTGTTGAACGCGGCGCGGCAGTACATCGGTGAACACCTGGTCGAGCCGCTGACGGTGAACCAGATCGGCCGCCAGGTCGGGCTGACCGGACGACGGCTGCTGGCGCTGTTCCGCGAAGAGCTGGGGCAGACGGTGTCCGGCTACATCAGCGACGAGCGCGTGCGCACCGGACAGCGTCTGCTGGCCGATACGGACATGAGCGTCTCGGACGTCGCGTTCCACGTGGGGTACGCGAACGCCGGCAACTTCGCGACCGCGTTCCGCGAGCGCAACGGACTCAGCCCGCAGGCCTACCGCACGGCGTTGCGTGCTCGGGAGTCCGCCGCACCAGACGGTCCGGCGCCCTGA